The proteins below come from a single Miscanthus floridulus cultivar M001 chromosome 1, ASM1932011v1, whole genome shotgun sequence genomic window:
- the LOC136507238 gene encoding EPIDERMAL PATTERNING FACTOR-like protein 4, which translates to MGWPPSRGWGRRRRGLSAALLLFVLLLLLLFSAPGTCTPVRGSGGVALATTTKEEDGYSWSWDGSGEAARRGLVGPGSSPPTCRSRCGGCNPCRPVHVAIQPGRSFPLEYYPEAWRCKCGNKLFMP; encoded by the exons ATGGGCTGGCCGCCGAGCAGAGGTTGGGGCCGGCGACGACGGGGCCTGTCCGCCGCGCTGCTGCTCTTcgtcctcctgctgctgctgctcttctcCGCCCCCG GGACGTGCACGCCGGTGAGGGGGAGCGGCGGGGTGGCGCTGGCGACGACGACGAAGGAGGAGGACGGGTACTCCTGGTCCTGGGACGGGAGCGGCGAGGCGGCGCGCCGGGGGCTGGTGGGGCCGGGGTCGTCGCCGCCCACGTGCCGCAGCCGCTGCGGGGGCTGCAACCCCTGCCGCCCCGTCCACGTCGCCATCCAGCCCGGCCGGAGCTTCCCGCTCGAGTACTATCCGGAGGCCTGGCGCTGCAAGTGCGGCAACAAGCTCTTCATGCCCTGA
- the LOC136507245 gene encoding uncharacterized protein codes for MLAAVGSRGGVPCAAAPALVAVALLALSAVSAADFFSPLAPIFSPVINSICSTVACGQGNCTVAPGTLGYRCDCRPGWTQLHVGDSLRFLPCVVPNCSIDSSCSNGSPAPAPALALTPLPAPKNFSLDPCELAYCGAGGTCRKNGSGLSYHCECKEGHSNLLNMTTMPCFQNCSFGADCASIGIHPSSNSPPAPPGSESISNQSHAGAPGSISQRILLPLLLVVSLAVGQAI; via the exons ATGCTCGCGGCGGTAGGAAGCCGAGGAGGGGTTCCctgcgccgccgcgcccgcgctcgtggcggtggcgctcctggcccTCAGCGCTGTCTCCGCCGCCGACTTCTTCTCCCCTCTCGCACCCATCTTCTCCCCCGTCATCA ACTCCATATGCAGCACGGTGGCCTGCGGGCAGGGCAACTGCACGGTGGCGCCGGGCACGCTGGGCTACCGCTGCGACTGCCGCCCGGGCTGGACGCAGCTCCACGTCGGCGACAGCCTCAGGTTCCTGCCCTGCGTCGTCCCCAACT GTTCCATTGACAGCTCTTGTTCCAATGgttcaccagcaccagcaccagcactagCACTGACGCCTTTGCCAGCACCTAAAAACTTCTCGCTCGACC CTTGTGAACTGGCATACTGCGGCGCTGGAGGCACATGTAGGAAGAACGGCTCTGGTCTCAGCTACCACTGTGAGTGCAAGGAGGGTCACAGCAACCTTCTCAACATGACCACGATGCCTTGCTTTCAGAACT GTTCCTTCGGCGCAGATTGCGCAAGCATAGGTATTCATCCCTCCTCAAACAGCCCCCCTGCACCACCTGGCTCTGAGAGCATTTCTAACCAAAGCCATGCAGGAGCACCAG GATCCATTTCACAGCGAATTCTACTGCCACTGCTGCTCGTGGTCTCACTGGCCGTCGGTCAGGCGATATAG
- the LOC136507254 gene encoding SH2 domain-containing protein A-like, whose protein sequence is MAAPESECCGSDGYRDLRGVRVELDPGAARVGGGGGFAVSFWLYLSSSPRPSSVILHQITAGDDNKLPFLALGEGNKLLLFPLMRLHREAPGPASSYPWTDTTNLSSTSQCPLEKWFHIGCEVTENVLRLHVDGSLTAEAPVCSLFDGPDRQDDANQISLVGSDGKLEGYIYNIEVSSVLGTVKEQYTKNPPFKLSIDYSCSDGIEEGDDGIWSIVGGKASCRRNFILEVVLTNAFGEPAKDKEVVASLVYADDGTVVAKSRDDSEPPLLITCEGLEYAAISRPLQIIRGRALFKLKISQLSSKCDNKLFRIQFSTLHMQRYPFLEAYSKLIRCISRSRTIRPLGPGKRASSATADETDLLNNGQGFVSADKVNGREHSLCLHTPMFSKIEGGIVKVVEAHKMVSQNKNARKVVVSKEAQNVMGTDSSTSNYDSFDSGSSWSGSDGDDGIETFSDAVVFRYCLDSTYDRSMFLRGAAPTVNKDDLVKLADQVSLYSGCSHHRNQILMSKRLLREGADTWNMISKNNEHALWSSAIPEIITKFTNIAHSVSRGLLEQDLEVLRGIAGCGEDIGRDEFDRLWYWLYPVAVSLSTEKIKKLWDCTTPRWIEGLITIEEAENALRSSRELLKEPGTFVLRFPTTRSWPHPDAGSLVVTYIGSVNSIHHRLLSLDSSDASAENLQDLLLQEPELSQLGRVDRLPTAIRR, encoded by the exons ATGGCGGCGCCGGAATCGGAATGCTGCGGGAGCGACGGCTACCGCGACCTCCGCGGCGTGCGCGTCGAGCTGGACCCGGGAGCGGCCCGAGTCGGCGGGGGAGGGGGCTTCGCCGTCTCCTTCTGGCTCTACCTGTCCAGCTCCCCCAGGCCGTCCTCGGTGATCCTCCACCAG ATCACTGCGGGAGATGACAATAAGTTGCCGTTTCTCGCTTTAGGTGAAGGAAACAAACTGCTGCTCTTCCCGTTGATGAGGCTGCACAGAGAAGCTCCTGGTCCTGCTAGTTCTTACCCATGGACTGACACAACCAATTTATCATCTACGAGTCAATGCCCTCTTGAGAAATGGTTCCACATTGGGTGTGAG GTTACTGAAAATGTTCTGCGTCTTCACGTTGATGGTTCCCTAACTGCTGAGGCCCCCGTTTGTTCACTATTTGATGGGCCAGACCGTCAGGATGATGCAAACCAAATTAGCTTAGTTGGAAGTGATGGCAAGCTTGAAGGCTATATCTATAATATTGAGGTTTCATCTGTACTAGGAACTGTAAAAGAACAATACACAAAG AACCCACCATTTAAGTTGTCTATTGACTATTCATGCTCTGATGGAATCGAAGAGGGTGATGACGGCATTTGGAGCATCGTTGGTGGGAAG GCATCTTGCCGGAGAAACTTCATTTTGGAAGTAGTACTAACCAACGCTTTTGGTGAACCTGCGAAGGATAAAGAG GTCGTTGCTTCACTTGTCTATGCTGATGATGGAACAGTAGTTGCAAAATCAAGGGATGATTCTGAGCCTCCTTTGCTTATTACTTGCGAAGGACTTGAATACGCAGCTATAAGCAGGCCTCTACAAATTATTCGTGGGCGAGCACTATTTAAACTCAAGATATCACAG CTCTCTTCCAAATGTGACAATAAGCTCTTCCGTATTCAATTCTCTACACTTCACATGCAAAGATATCCTTTCCTGGAAGCATATTCCAAACTGATTCGCTGTATATCTCGAAGCCGCACCATCCGCCCCTTGGGTCCTGGAAAGCGGGCGAGTTCTGCAACAGCAGATGAAACTGACTTGCTCAATAATGGCCAAGGGTTTGTTAGTGCTGACAAAGTAAATGGTCGTGAACATTCATTGTGTCTGCATACACCCATGTTTTCCAAGATAGAAGGTGGAATTGTGAAGGTAGTAGAGGCCCACAAAATGGTATCACAG AATAAGAATGCCAGAAAGGTGGTGGTAAGCAAAGAAGCACAGAATGTCATGGGGACTGACTCTTCAACATCCAACTATGACAGTTTTGATTCAGGAAGTTCTTGGAGTGGATCAGATGGAGATGATGGTATTGAAACCTTTTCAGACGCTGTGGTTTTCAGATACTGTCTAGACAGCACATACGACCGGTCCATGTTTCTTAGAGGTGCAGCTCCTACTGTTAACAAAGATGACTTGGTAAAACTTGCAGACCAAGTCTCATTGTATAGTGGATGCTCCCACCACAG AAACCAAATATTAATGTCGAAGCGATTGCTCAGAGAAGGTGCTGACACTTGGAACATGATCTCAAAGAACAATGAACATGCTCTTTGGTCATCTGCCATTCCTGAGATCATAACAAAATTTACGAACATTGCCCATTCTGTGAGTAGGGGTTTGTTAGAGCAG GATCTTGAGGTTTTAAGAGGCATTGCTGGTTGTGGCGAGGACATAGGAAGAGATGAATTTGATAGGCTATGGTACTGGTTATACCCAGTGGCTGTTTCATTGTCGACAGAGAAAATTAAAAAGCTGTGGGATTGCACAACACCTAGATGGATAGAGGGCTTGATTACAATAGAAGAAGCTGAGAATGCACTAAGAAGTTCCAGGGAACTGTTAAAGGAGCCAGGAACATTTGTTCTCAGATTTCCTACAACCCGAAGTTGGCCGCATCCAGATGCTGGTAGCCTAGTTGTCACTTACATTGGCTCTGTAAACTCAATTCATCATAGGCTACTCTCTCTTGATTCCAG TGATGCTAGCGCTGAGAACCTGCAAGATTTGCTGCTCCAGGAACCTGAACTATCCCAATTGGGCAG GGTTGACCGGCTCCCAACCGCCATCCGGAGATGA
- the LOC136507265 gene encoding nuclear intron maturase 2, mitochondrial-like produces MPPPRRGLLTSFLRLRSFSSIAYPHPHTPAPLRRHQFVADPTTSTSRGVIGGIGGGSGNPLDPTQLLRDDPVAITASLWVSSFRAAAAAASTSGSGSCTPAPPQSLTPFLSRLELWVLAYQKAYADETGSYLPRSSIPASTLAALLTLRNAVLDARFRFGNRLTPFLQSPLATNAPDPATLSKRKLRALLTTPGPPPFQDRVVQELLLLLLEPVYEARLSPKSFAFRPGRSPHAAIRTIRRSFAPYLWYIKGDLSPLLHSPDPALVVGALIRDVRDKKVVDLIRSALLTPVVTASDDAAAKKKKTKRKYQKKKVLPEGEPKPDPYWLQTFFGFAPEEAQTQPDWGHCGVLSPLLANVCLDELDKWIEEKIKEFYKPSKSDVVGGDDGIEQGNTSWPEFVPTSGPDKTRKVDYIRYGGHFLIGVRGPRADAAVLRKQLVEFCDQRFRIKLDNESLPIEHITKGVMFLDHVLCRRVVYPTLRYTATGGKIISEKGVGTLLSVTASLKQCIKQFRKLEFLKGDREPDPQPCFRMFHATQAHTNSQMNKLLLTMAEWYRYADNRKKVVNFCSYIIRGSLAKLYAAKYKLRSRAKVYKIASRNLSRPLKDKKGQSPEYHNLLRMGLVDSIDGLQYTRMSMVPDPDYTPLPSGWRPDHEKILLEYIKLTDQQTLEEQRNCIREEGLITPQDYISMLVWGYKKNAVLLPSKVSDAQGSTEDLGSDTDELDEKELGNEGNKSFPKLAEMS; encoded by the coding sequence ATGCCGCCGCCTCGCCGCGGGCTTCTCACATCCTTCCTCCGCCTCCGCTCCTTCTCCTCCATTGCCTATCCCCATCCCCACACACCCGCGCCCCTGCGGCGCCACCAGTTCGTCGCCgaccccaccacctccacaagcCGTGGCGTCATCGGGGGCATCGGCGGCGGGAGCGGGAACCCCTTGGACCCGACGCAGCTCCTCCGCGACGACCCGGTGGCAATCACCGCTTCCCTTTGGGTATCCTCCTtccgcgctgccgccgccgccgcctccacctccgGCTCCGGCTCTTGTACCCCCGCACCGCCGCAGTCACTCACCCCCTTCCTCTCGCGCCTGGAGCTGTGGGTGCTCGCCTACCAGAAGGCGTACGCCGACGAGACCGGCTCCTACCTGCCGCGCTCCTCCATCCCGGCCTCCACGCTCGCCGCCCTCCTCACGCTCCGCAACGCCGTACTCGACGCTCGATTCCGCTTCGGCAACCGCCTCACCCCCTTCCTCCAGTCCCCGCTCGCCACCAACGCGCCGGACCCCGCCACCCTCTCCAAGCGCAAGCTCCGCGCCCTCCTCACAACCCCCGGCCCACCGCCCTTCCAGGACCGCGTCGTGCAGGAGCTGCTCCTACTCCTGCTCGAGCCCGTCTACGAAGCCAGGCTCTCGCCAAAGTCCTTCGCCTTCCGCCCAGGGCGATCCCCGCATGCCGCGATCCGCACCATCCGCCGCAGCTTTGCGCCATACCTCTGGTATATCAAGGGCGACCTCTCCCCACTCCTGCACTCGCCTGATCCTGCGCTTGTGGTCGGTGCGCTTATCCGTGATGTGCGTGATAAAAAGGTGGTGGATTTGATCCGTTCGGCGCTGCTCACCCCGGTGGTGACTGCAAGTGATGATGCTGcagcgaagaagaagaagacgaagaGGAAATACCAGAAGAAGAAGGTGCTGCCAGAGGGGGAGCCGAAGCCTGACCCTTATTGGTTGCAGACGTTCTTTGGGTTTGCACCAGAGGAGGCACAGACGCAGCCTGATTGGGGCCATTGTGGGGTGCTGAGCCCGTTGCTTGCCAATGTGTGCCTGGATGAGCTTGATAAGTGGATAGAAGAGAAGATTAAGGAGTTTTACAAGCCATCCAAGTCGGATGTTGTGGGAGGGGATGATGGTATTGAGCAGGGTAACACATCATGGCCGGAGTTTGTTCCCACTAGTGGCCCTGACAAGACAAGGAAGGTGGACTACATTCGATATGGCGGGCATTTCTTGATCGGTGTTAGGGGGCCAAGAGCTGATGCGGCTGTGCTCCGGAAGCAGCTAGTTGAGTTTTGTGATCAGCGATTCAGGATCAAACTGGATAATGAGAGCCTTCCTATCGAGCACATCACAAAAGGAGTCATGTTCCTTGACCATGTGCTGTGCCGTCGAGTTGTGTACCCAACGCTGCGTTACACTGCTACAGGAGGCAAGATCATTAGTGAGAAGGGAGTTGGTACACTGCTCTCAGTGACAGCTAGTCTGAAGCAGTGTATCAAGCAGTTTCGGAAGCTCGAGTTTTTGAAAGGAGACCGTGAACCTGATCCACAACCATGCTTCCGTATGTTCCACgccacacaagctcacacaaattcTCAGATGAATAAGCTTTTACTGACGATGGCAGAGTGGTATCGCTATGCTGATAACCGCAAGAAAGTTGTCAACTTCTGCTCTTACATTATAAGGGGGTCCCTGGCCAAGTTATATGCTGCCAAGTACAAGCTGCGGTCAAGGGCAAAGGTCTATAAGATTGCGTCAAGAAATCTTAGTCGGCCATTGAAGGATAAGAAAGGGCAGTCGCCAGAGTATCACAATTTGCTGAGAATGGGCCTTGTGGATTCGATTGATGGTCTTCAGTATACAAGGATGTCGATGGTTCCTGATCCTGATTACACGCCGTTACCAAGTGGATGGCGGCCAGACCATGAGAAGATTTTGCTGGAGTATATAAAGCTCACAGATCAACAAACATTGGAAGAGCAGCGAAACTGCATTAGAGAGGAGGGGCTTATAACACCACAGGACTATATTTCAATGCTTGTATGGGGCTACAAGAAAAATGCTGTTTTACTTCCTTCAAAAGTGAGTGATGCCCAAGGATCCACAGAGGACCTGGGTTCAGATACTGATGAATTGGATGAAAAAGAGCTAGGAAATGAGGGCAATAAAAGTTTCCCAAAGCTTGCTGAAATGTCATGA